GAGATTGAGAGGCCGGACTACGGTCTTCTCGCGGCAAACCCGGAGCCGCCCTCGCGCATAGGATTCTCAGAAGACGCCGGCGTCTATCGTCTCGAGGCCGGCGGGATGGCAGGAGAGGATGGAGCCGAGCCGGGCTCCATCAGCCTGGAGCTGCGCGCCAATCCCCTTCGTCTGCGCCTGATGCGCCGCGGCGTCACGCTCCTTGAGTCAAGCGGCGACGCGCACATACGGGGCGGCCTGCGCCTTCCGGCTGTGGCGGTCGAATCCGGAGACGGCGGGGAACCGGGGTGGTTCCTGAACCTGGGCCTGCGCTCAGGCGAGCCGGTCTATGGGCTGGGCGAGAAGTTCGGGCCGCTCGATCACCGGGGGCAGTTGATAACTTCGTGGAACGAGGACGCACTCGGCGTAAACAGCGAGCGCTCGTACAAGAACATCCCCTTCGCGTGGAGCCCTCAGGGGTGGGCCCTGTTCGTCCACACCACGGGGCGCGTCACACACGGCGTGGGCTATCCGCAGTGGTCGCAGCGCAGCTACGTGCTCCGCGTGGACGACCCCACGCTCGACCTCTTCCTGTTCGCGGCCGACTCACCGGCCGCGCTGCTGGAGCGCTTCACGCACCTGACCGGCCGCGCGCCACTCCCTCCGCGCTGGAGCTACGGGGTCTGGATGTCACGCTGCTACTACCGCACGCCCGACGAGGCGCTCGATGTCGCGCGCACCCTGCGTGAGAGGCGCATCCCTTGCGACGTGCTGGTGCTCGATGGCCGCGCATGGCTTGAGGTCGAGACGCGCTACGGATTCGAGTGGGATGCCGAACGGTACCCCGATCCCAACGCTTTCATCGGCCGGCTCAAGGCACTGGGCTTCCGCCTGTGCCTGTGGGAGTACCCGTACGTATCGGTGCACAACCCGCTCTTCGCGCGCCTGGCTGAGAAGGGATACCTGCTGCGGCGCGCCTCTGGCGAGCCCTACATCTATGAGTGGGACCCTGAGCCATTCGGGATGCTGCTTGCCCCGCTGCCACACAGCGGAATGGTGGATTTCACGCACCCCGAGGCCTTCGCCTGGTTCCGCGACGCGCACAAAGACCTGTTCGAGCAGGGCGTGGACGTCTTCAAGACCGACTTCGGAGAGCAGGTCCCAGAAGACGCGGTTGCCGCGAACGGCGAAGCGGGCCGGCGCCTGCACAATGTCTACCCCCTCCTCTTCAACCGGTGCGCCTACGAGGCGAGCCAGCGCTACGCACCGGGCGGCGCGCTGGTCTGGGGCCGCTCGGGCTGGACCGGCAGCCAGCGCTACCCGATCCAGTGGGGCGGCGACCCGCAGGCCGACTGGGAAGGCCTGGCAGCCAGCGTGCGCGGGGGGCTGTCCTGGGGGATGAGCGGCGCGCCTTTTCACAGCCACGACATCGGCGGCTTCTATCACCAGAGGCCCGGCGCATTGCCTGATCCCGAGCTCTACGTGCGCTGGATGCAGGCAGGCGTCATGGCGTCCCACACGCGTTTCCATGGGACGAGCCCCCGCGAGCCGTGGTTCTACGGCGACGAGGCCGAGCGGATCGTGCGACGGTGGCTGGAGTGGCGCTACCGGCTGATTCCCTACATCGAGGCGTGCGCGCAAGAGGCGCAGCAGACCGGCATGCCGGTTGCGCGCGCGATGCCTCTCGCCTTCCCTGAGGACGCGGCGGCGTGGGCGTTCGAGCACCAGTACATGCTGGGGCCGTCACTGTTGGTTGCCCCGGTGCTCTCTCCCGATGGAGACGTCACGCTGCACCTCCCCAAGGGTGGATGGTACGACCTGTCAAGCGGCGAGCGCATCGAGGGCCCGCGCACGCTCCGGCGCACGATGCCGCTTGAGGAGATGCCTGTCTACGGCCGCGAAGGCCACTCCCTACCGCTGGGCCCCGCGGTGCAGCATACCGGAGAACTGGACGAAGCGGCACGGATCAATGAGATCTGGATCTTCGGTGCCCCGAGCCAGAAGGCGAGGGCAGATCTCAGCGGCCTCCCCAAGGGAACGCGCCTGCGCCACTTCTAGAAGAGAACCGCCCGCACGCGTCGAATCGTCTTCCGCCCGCAGCGCGCGAGTATAATGGTGTGCGGTGCGGCCCTGGGCGTGCAAGTTCAATGGAGGTGGTTGAGATGAACATCAGCCGTGTCCCGATCGCGCTGGCGCTCGCGCTGGTGCTTCTCTGCGTGGGCGTCGCGACCTCAGCCCCGGCCAGGCAGGAGATCGTCATCGGCAACGAGGCCGACGTCACGATCTTCGATCCGATCCGCATCCAGGAAGCCCCCACGAGCTTCGTGGCCGACATGGTCTACGATCCGCTCGTGCGGAGAACGCTCGACGGCAAGATCGGCCCGGCCCTCGCCGAGAGCTGGAAGACGTCTCCTGACCGCCGGACCTGGACCTTCAACCTGCGCAAGGGCGTCAAGTTCCACGACGGCTCGGAGTTCGACGCCTCGGTCGTGGAGTGGCACTTCAAGCGGGCGCTCGACCCCAAGGAGGGCAGCGTCTTCCGGCGGCAGTTCATGGTGATCGAGAGCATCAAGGTGCTCGACCGGCACACGATCGCCTTCACCCTGACCGAGCCCAACGTCGCGTTCCTGGAGTTCGTCCTGCTCACGAACGGCGGGTACATCCCGAGCAGGAAGGCGTACGAGACTCTGGGCGAGGAGTTCCCGTTCAGGCCCATCGGCACAGGGCCGTTCCGGTGGGCGCAGTGGGTCCAGGGCCAGCGTGTGGTCCTGGAGCGAAACCCAGATTACTGGGGGACTCCGCCAAAGCCGGACCGTCTTATCATCCGCCCTATCACCGACGTCAACACGGGAATCATCGAGCTGGAGACCGGCGGCGTGCACTACATCATGCGCGGCAGCCGGGAGGATCTTGACCGTCTGTCCAAGGACAAGCGATTTGTCGTACACCGCGTGCCGACCTACCGCGTCCGGTTCATCTCGATGAACTCGGTGCGGCCGCCGTTCGACGACATACGCGTGCGCAAGGCGGTCAACCACGCGCTCAACGTGCCTGAGATAACGAACGCCCTGACCGGCGGCATGGCGATCCCGGTGGACACCATCCTCCCGGTGGAGAGCCCGTTCCACCCCGCACGCGGGACCTACACGACGTACGACACCACCCCACAGAAGGCGCGTGCGCTGCTGGCGGAGTCCGGATGGCGCCCGGGCCCTGGCGGCGTCCTACAGAAGGGCGACCAGACGCTGCGGTTCCTGCTGCACTCGCCGAACGGCAGGTACTACATGGACAAGGAGATATCCGAGGTCATCTGCAACCGTCTGCGCGCCGTGGGCATCGAGTGCCGCGTCAAGGTGATGGACTGGGCGGCGTTCCTGGCCGAGGTGCGCGCCGGTAAGTACGAGGCCGCCTTCCTGGGATGGAACCAGTCGAGCGGCGAGCCCTCGCTGTTCTTCGATCCGCTGGTCGCGACCGGCGGGCGGGGCAACTACGGCGGCTTCAGCGATCCGGCGCTGGATGCCGTGCTCAGGGAAGGGCTGATAGCGTTCTCGGAGGGCCGGCGCAAGCTGCTTTACGCCAGGGCCACCGACATCGTGAACAAGAACGCCTGGTACGTGCCGCTGAACAACGAGTTCAAGGTCGCGGTCACGACCTCGCGCATGGGGGGGTACGTCCACAGCGCGGCGCGCAACGACTTCACGACGATGTTCCTCAAGTGATGGCGTAGCCTAGGCGCTGCTCCAGTTCGCTTGAGATGTGGCGGTACATCGTCCGCAAGTTCCTGGCCGCGATCCCGGTCCTGCTGGGCGCGGCGCTGCTGGCGTTTCTCATTCTCCACCTGAGCCCGGGAGATCCGGCCCGGCTGGTCGCAGGCGAGAGCGCGTTCGAGGAAGACGTCCTGTTGATCCGCAAGAAGCTGGGCTTGGACCAGCCGTTCCTGGTCCAGTATCTCAGGTTCGTCGGCAGCAGCCTGCGGGGAGAGTTCGGGCGCTCGCTCCGGACCGGAAGACCGGTGCGGGACGAGGTCGCGGCCAGGTTTCCCCATACGTTCGAGCTGGCGGTCGCCAGTCTCATCCTATCCATCGGCATAGGGGTAGTCGCCGGGGTCGCGGCCGCGATCCGGCCGAACACCGCGTACGATTACGGCGCCACGCTCGTGGCGCTTGCCGGAATATCAACGCCGGTCTTCTGGCTGGGACTGCTCCTGATGCTCCTGTTCTCCTACTACCTGGGCTGGCTGCCGGCCTCGGGCCGCGGGGGCCCGCTGTGGACGCTGGCAGGACTGCAGTCCATCATCATGCCCGCCATTGCGCTGGGCACGCCGTCGGCTGCCATCATCGCCCGCCTGACCCGGAGCAGTCTGCTCGAAGTGCTGAGGCAGGATTACGTGCGAACCGCCAGGTCGAAGGGGCTGATAGAGCGCGCCGTGATTGGCCACCATGCGCTGCGAAACGCGCTGATCCCGGTCGTGACCGTGGTCGGGCTCCGGCTGGGGGCCTTGCTCGGCGGGGCGGTCATCACGGAGCAGGTCTTCTCCTGGCCTGGGATCGGGACGCTCATCGTGACCGCCATCAACACGCGAGACTACCCAATGGTCCAGGGAACGATGCTGATCGCGGCGCTGGTCTTCGTCGTGGTCAACCTGTGCGTGGACCTGGCGTACGCGTTGGTAGACCCGCGCATCCGCTATGAATAGCGCGGGGTTTCTGCGCCGGCTGTTCCGGCGGCGCCTGGTGATCCTCGGCGCGGTGCTGGTGTTGGGATTCCTGCTGGTGAGCATCGCGGCGCCCCAACTGGCTCCGGGGGGTTACGACGAGCAGGATCTGCATCGCCGCCTGCAGCCGCCGTCGTCGGATCACCCGATGGGGACCGACATGCTGGGCCGGGACCTGCTGGCGCGCATCGTGTGGGGTGCCCGGATCTCGCTCATGGTGGGCTTCCTGGCCATGGGCCTGGGGTTCACGTTCGGCTCGCTGCTGGGCCTCTTCTCGGGCATGTACGGCGGCGTGGTAGACCGCGCGGTGATGGGCGCGATGGACATCCTGCTGGCGTTCCCGGGCATCCTCCTGGCCCTGGCAGTGGTCGCAGCACTTGGGCCAGGGCTCTACCAGGTCATGATCGCGGTGGGCGTGAACCAGATCCCATCGTTCGCGCGTCTGGTGCGGGGATCGGTGTTGTCCGTGCGCAAGCACGAGTACGTCGAAGCGGCGAGGGCGGTCGGCGCGTCTGACCCGCGCATCATGCTGCGGCACGTTGCGCCGCAGGTCATCGCGCCGGTGATCGTGCTGGCCTCTCTCGACGTCGGCACCGCGATCCTGGCCTCGGCCGGGCTTTCTTTCCTGGGTCTGGGCGCCCAACCGCCGCTGCCGGACTGGGGCGGCATGATAAACCAGGGGCGGGCGTTCCTGCGCAGCGCCTGGTGGGTGGGCGTCTTCCCGGGGCTGGCGATCATGCTGACCGTGCTGGGATTCAACCTGGTGGGAGACGGGTTGCGCGACGCCCTCGATCCGCGGTTGCGGCAGGCGTAGGAAGAAGCCGGCCCCGATCTCTCGAGCCCTCACATGCCATTTGTCAAAGACCTCTTGCATTTCGGAGAAACGTCTTGCAGAATCAACGTGCGGGGGGTGATCTCGGATGAAGACCACGGTGACCGCAAGAGGCCAGACCGTTATTCCCGCGAAGGTCCGGCGGGCCCACCGGATCACGCGGCAAACGAGACTGGAATGGGTGGACGACGGAGAAACAATCCGGGTCGTTCCCCTTCCCGAGAATCCCATCGCCGCCGCCCGCGGCGTCACCAAGGGCCTCCGGCGGGCGCTGTTGGCCGAACGTAACCGAGAGCGCCGGCGTGGCTGATTGTTACGTCCTCGATACATCGGCACTCCTGGCCTTCCTCGGCGATGAGCCAGGCGCCGACAAGGTGGAGCGTTTGCTCGAAGGCGCCCGCGACAGCCGGTGTCATTTGCTCTCGTGCTCGATCACGCTGATGGAGATCTTCTACACTGCCATGCGCGAGAAGGGCGAGGATGAGGCCATCAAGATACTGGCGCTGGTGAAGGCCTGGCCGATCGAATGGGTTGACCCTGACGAGAAAGTGCTACTACAGGCCGGAAGGCTGAAAGCAGCGTATCGTCTCTCGGTCGCCGATGCCCTGATTGCCGCCGTTGCAAGGACGAGGGGCGCAATCCTCGTGCACAAGGATCCGGAACTGGAGACCTTGAGGGGGAATGTGAGACTCTTGGGCTTGCCCTTCAGGACAACACGCTAGGCGATAGCCCGCAGCAGCGGTCCACCCCGCCGCGCTCAGGCGATGGCCCGCAGTAGCGCATCGGCGTCCTCGGGCGCGTTGTAGACGTGCGGTGACACCCGTATCCCGTGCGGTCGCAGCGAGACGACTACGTTCCGCTCCAGGAGGCGCCGGTGCAGCGCCTCGTCCCGTGCGCTATCGCCGGTGGTGAAGCTCAGAATCGTCGAGCGCGTCCCCGGGGCCAGCGACGACGTGATCGTCATCCCAAGCCGCGCCAGTCCGGGGATGAGACGGTCGAGTAGCTCCGTGATGTGCGCGTGCGTGCGCTCGATGCCCGACTCCAACAGCAGCCCGAGCGAACTCTCCAGGACCAGCAGGGCCGCGGTGGCCTCGCTGCCGACCTGGTAGCGCATCGCGTCCTCCTTCCATACAAGATCGGGCCGGGCGACCATGGAGGTCTTCACGCCCGCCTGGCCGGCGCGGTCCGGGGGAAGCGAGGGCATGGCGTCCCTGCGAACGTACATGAGGGCGGTCCCTGGGATGCCGAGCAGCCACTTGTAGCATCCGGCCACCAGCACATCCGCGCCCATCTCCTTTACGTCCACCGGCGTGACGCTCAAACTCTGGATCGCGTCAACGACGAGCAGGATTCCGCGCGGGCGGCACAACCGGCCGAGCCGGCCTACGTCGCACCGATAGCCCGAGGTCCACTCCACGTGGCTGATGGACACGACGCGCGTCCGGCCGTCAATGCGCTCGATCAGCGCGTCCATGTCCACCTGTCCGTTGGGCGCCGGCGTCATGCGCGCCTCGACTCCCCGGCGCGCGAGATTGAGCCATGGGTAGACCACGCCCGGGTACTCGCACTCCGGCAGGACCACGTTGTCGCCGCTCCGCCAGTCCACCGCGTTGGCCACAATGCCCACGCCGTCGGATGTGGACGGGACGAACGTGATCTCGGACGGATCGCAGTTGATCGTCTCCGCCAGTGAGCGACGCAGAGGTCCGAGATCATGTTCCTGGGCACCCGGCCGGTAGCGCAGGAGGCGGCGTGATTCAGGAAGGCGCACGCCGCGGTCAGCGGGAACTCGACTCGGCGCAGGTATTCTAGATCATGGCTCACGGTGTCCGGCTCCTTTGATGTGGGAAACGCCGTTCGGATTCTACTTCGTTTCCATCCCTGCTTCCTGCCCACCTGCCAGTTCGCGGTCCATTTCCTCAGCCGTCCCACAAGCAATTGACACAGCGTCTCGATATTGTATACTAAATTGTGCACAAATCTACGTCCACGACTGCCAGCCCGGGAGCAAAGATGCCCCAGCGACGCAAAGCGGCTACCAGCGGCCCCCCCACCACGTCGAGGCGCCGCTCCACTACGCCGAGCAATCCCTCCGCCACGTTGAAGGAACACGCCTACTCCCGCCTGCGCGCCGAGATCCTCAACGGCCTGATCACACCCGGCGCCGGCCTTCAGGAAGCCGATCTCAGCCGGCGACTTGGGATCAGCCGCACGCCGTTGCGCGAGGCCATCTGCAGACTTGCCGAAGAAGGCTTGGTCGAGGTCCTGCCCTACCGGGGCGCCCGCGTCGTCCGCCTGGACAACGACCACCTCGACGATCTGTTCCAGGTCCGCGAGATCGTGGAAGGATTGGCCGCGCGCCTGGCAGCAACACGGATGTCGAAGCAGGACGTGGCGAAGAGCAGGCGCAGCCTGAAGGTCCGGCTGCGTGAGACCGACCGGAGGACCTCCGTCTACCGGGCGCCGACCCTGGACTTCCACCAGGAGCTGCTGCGCGCATCCGGAAACCGGCTGCTCATCGACATCGCCGGCCGTCTTTACGCGCGCCTGTCCCTGGCGCGCGCGGTCTCCGGCGCCTTTCGCGAGCGCGCCGCCGACGCAGCGCGCGAGCACCTGGCAGTCCTCGACTCAATCGCGCAGCGCAAAGCCGACACCGCAGAGAGGCTGACGCGCCGGCACGTCCGGCGATCCCACGAGAACCTCCTTCGCTACCTGGAGGAGCTCAGCCGCGAGCAGGAGCGAACGTGGACGGAGTAACAGAGTATCTGAGCCCCCACGTCCGGCGGCCGGAGGCCCGCGCGGGGTTCAATCTGCCGGCAGACATCATAGTGTGCGACTGCACCGCCCGTGAGGGTGAGCAGGCTGCCGCGGTAGACTTCGGCGCCGACCTGAAGGTGGAGCTGATCCGGCTGCTGGACGAGATCGGCGTCCCCCAGGCGCAGGCGGGATACCCGGCCAAGTCGCCGCTGGACGGGGAGACCGTCCGCAGAGTGCGGCGGCTTGGGTTGCGGATCAGGGTCGAGGTCATCGCGCAGGTCTTCGACCCCAACTGGCGCGATGAGGTTGACGCGGCCGTCGCGTGCGGGCCCGACATCGTGGACATCCAGCTCCCCTGCTCCGACCGGCGGTTGCTGCTCCTGCACAAGATGACCCGCGGGGAGATGCTGGACCGCGCAGTCGAGGCGATCCGCCGCGCACGCGGCCGTGCGCCCGTCGTCCGCTTCGCACCCACCGACACCACCCGTGCGGATCTCGACTACGTCCGCGCCCTGTACCGTGCGGCGCTGGATGCCGGCGCCGACCGCCTGTCCCTGGCCGACACGGCCGGGGCGATGTTCCCACCGGCCATGCGCTGGCTCGTGGGCGAGCTCACGCGCGAGTTCACGGTCCCCCTTCAGGTGCACTGCCACAACGACTTCGGGCTGGCCCTGGCCAACACGCTGGCCGCGGCCGAGGGCGGGGCCTCCATCCTCGACGCGACGGTGAACGGCCTGGGCGAACGGTCCGGCAACGCGTGCCTGGACGAGCTCGTCGTGGCCCTGGAGGCGTTCTACGGCGCGCGCACCGGCGTCCGGACCGAAGGTCTGTACCGGCTGGCACATCTGGTCTCGAAGTGGACGGGCATCCCTGTCCCGACCCACAAGCCCCTTGTAGGGGACAGCGCGTTCGCGCACAAACTGGAAGGCCACGTGCGCGGGGTGCTGACCTCGCCGCCGCTGTACGAACCCCTCCCGCCGGAGACGGTCGGCAACAGGCGGCGCATACCCATAGGCAAGTACAGCGGTGTGCACGCCGTCCGCTACCGGCTCGGGCAGGCCGGGATAGACGTAACCGAGGAGCAGGCCCGAAAGGTCCTGGACGCCCTGGGGAAGGTCTGGGAGGAGACGCGGGCCAGCAGCCTCTCAGACGACGCCTTCCTGTCTCTGGCCGAGGAGACGCTGTGCCGATGCCCGGACTGACGATCGCCGAGAAGATCCTGTCAGAGCGAAGCGGGCGCGAGGCCCGCGCAGGGGCGTTTGTGGTAGCGGAAGTTGACGTGTTGATGGCGCACGACGGCAATCGGCCGCTGGTCATAGACACGCTCGGGGAACTCGGGTTCGACCGGCCGGCCCGTCCCGAGAGGCTGGTCCTGGTGCTGGATCACGCGGTGCCGCCGCCGACCTCCGTGGTGGCGAACATCCACGCCCGAATGCGGGCCTTTGCCCGGGAGCACGGCGCCCATCTTGTAGAAGCGGGCGACGGCGTCTGCCACATCGTCCTGCCCGAGCGCGGCTACGTGAGGCCCGGGGATCTCGTCGTGGCCTCGGACTCCCACACCACGACGATCGGTGCGGTGAACTGCTTCGCGACCGGCATGGGCTCGTCCGACATGGCACTGGCGGCGGCGAAGGGCGCGGTGTGGTTTCGGGTCCCGACGACCCTGCGCATCGTGCTGACCGGCCGTCTGGGCACCGGCGTCGCCGCCAAGGACGCCGCGCAGTACCTCGTCCGCCGCCTCGGGCTGCACCGCTGCAACTACCGGACGCTGGAGTTCGAGGGCCCCGGCATCGAGGCGATGGGCATGGACGGCCGCTTCGCGATGGCCAACGTCGCCGTCGAGCTTGGCGCCAAGTGCGGCATCTTACCGGGCGACGCCGTGCTCAGGGTCTGGCTGGAGCGGCGGCTGATCGGCCCACTCAAGTTTGTCGCGTCCGACCCGGGCGCGGTCTATGAAGAGAGCTTCGAGTTCGACCTTGGCGCACTGGCCCCACAGGTGGCCCGGCCGCACTCTCCCGCCGATGTTGTGGACGTCGCCGAGGTCGAAGGAATCTCGGTGCAAACGGCCTTCATCGGCACCTGCAGCGCCGGCCGATTGGAGGACCTGCGGGCGGCGGCGCAGGTGCTCGCGGGTCGCAGCGTCGCGCGCGGCGTGCGGCTGGTCGTCGCCCCGGGCTCCGCCGA
This DNA window, taken from Armatimonadota bacterium, encodes the following:
- a CDS encoding glycoside hydrolase family 31 protein, whose translation is MRLDPGALRRLDTLWLRDTTPSGARFTTEAGTLQAEIYAPGILRLRLSTGPEIERPDYGLLAANPEPPSRIGFSEDAGVYRLEAGGMAGEDGAEPGSISLELRANPLRLRLMRRGVTLLESSGDAHIRGGLRLPAVAVESGDGGEPGWFLNLGLRSGEPVYGLGEKFGPLDHRGQLITSWNEDALGVNSERSYKNIPFAWSPQGWALFVHTTGRVTHGVGYPQWSQRSYVLRVDDPTLDLFLFAADSPAALLERFTHLTGRAPLPPRWSYGVWMSRCYYRTPDEALDVARTLRERRIPCDVLVLDGRAWLEVETRYGFEWDAERYPDPNAFIGRLKALGFRLCLWEYPYVSVHNPLFARLAEKGYLLRRASGEPYIYEWDPEPFGMLLAPLPHSGMVDFTHPEAFAWFRDAHKDLFEQGVDVFKTDFGEQVPEDAVAANGEAGRRLHNVYPLLFNRCAYEASQRYAPGGALVWGRSGWTGSQRYPIQWGGDPQADWEGLAASVRGGLSWGMSGAPFHSHDIGGFYHQRPGALPDPELYVRWMQAGVMASHTRFHGTSPREPWFYGDEAERIVRRWLEWRYRLIPYIEACAQEAQQTGMPVARAMPLAFPEDAAAWAFEHQYMLGPSLLVAPVLSPDGDVTLHLPKGGWYDLSSGERIEGPRTLRRTMPLEEMPVYGREGHSLPLGPAVQHTGELDEAARINEIWIFGAPSQKARADLSGLPKGTRLRHF
- a CDS encoding ABC transporter permease translates to MWRYIVRKFLAAIPVLLGAALLAFLILHLSPGDPARLVAGESAFEEDVLLIRKKLGLDQPFLVQYLRFVGSSLRGEFGRSLRTGRPVRDEVAARFPHTFELAVASLILSIGIGVVAGVAAAIRPNTAYDYGATLVALAGISTPVFWLGLLLMLLFSYYLGWLPASGRGGPLWTLAGLQSIIMPAIALGTPSAAIIARLTRSSLLEVLRQDYVRTARSKGLIERAVIGHHALRNALIPVVTVVGLRLGALLGGAVITEQVFSWPGIGTLIVTAINTRDYPMVQGTMLIAALVFVVVNLCVDLAYALVDPRIRYE
- a CDS encoding ABC transporter permease, which encodes MNSAGFLRRLFRRRLVILGAVLVLGFLLVSIAAPQLAPGGYDEQDLHRRLQPPSSDHPMGTDMLGRDLLARIVWGARISLMVGFLAMGLGFTFGSLLGLFSGMYGGVVDRAVMGAMDILLAFPGILLALAVVAALGPGLYQVMIAVGVNQIPSFARLVRGSVLSVRKHEYVEAARAVGASDPRIMLRHVAPQVIAPVIVLASLDVGTAILASAGLSFLGLGAQPPLPDWGGMINQGRAFLRSAWWVGVFPGLAIMLTVLGFNLVGDGLRDALDPRLRQA
- a CDS encoding AbrB/MazE/SpoVT family DNA-binding domain-containing protein, with protein sequence MKTTVTARGQTVIPAKVRRAHRITRQTRLEWVDDGETIRVVPLPENPIAAARGVTKGLRRALLAERNRERRRG
- a CDS encoding type II toxin-antitoxin system VapC family toxin, which gives rise to MADCYVLDTSALLAFLGDEPGADKVERLLEGARDSRCHLLSCSITLMEIFYTAMREKGEDEAIKILALVKAWPIEWVDPDEKVLLQAGRLKAAYRLSVADALIAAVARTRGAILVHKDPELETLRGNVRLLGLPFRTTR
- a CDS encoding aminotransferase class V-fold PLP-dependent enzyme gives rise to the protein MPAPSRVPADRGVRLPESRRLLRYRPGAQEHDLGPLRRSLAETINCDPSEITFVPSTSDGVGIVANAVDWRSGDNVVLPECEYPGVVYPWLNLARRGVEARMTPAPNGQVDMDALIERIDGRTRVVSISHVEWTSGYRCDVGRLGRLCRPRGILLVVDAIQSLSVTPVDVKEMGADVLVAGCYKWLLGIPGTALMYVRRDAMPSLPPDRAGQAGVKTSMVARPDLVWKEDAMRYQVGSEATAALLVLESSLGLLLESGIERTHAHITELLDRLIPGLARLGMTITSSLAPGTRSTILSFTTGDSARDEALHRRLLERNVVVSLRPHGIRVSPHVYNAPEDADALLRAIA
- a CDS encoding GntR family transcriptional regulator translates to MPQRRKAATSGPPTTSRRRSTTPSNPSATLKEHAYSRLRAEILNGLITPGAGLQEADLSRRLGISRTPLREAICRLAEEGLVEVLPYRGARVVRLDNDHLDDLFQVREIVEGLAARLAATRMSKQDVAKSRRSLKVRLRETDRRTSVYRAPTLDFHQELLRASGNRLLIDIAGRLYARLSLARAVSGAFRERAADAAREHLAVLDSIAQRKADTAERLTRRHVRRSHENLLRYLEELSREQERTWTE
- a CDS encoding homoaconitate hydratase translates to MPREPPSLPGGAQPRAGANVDGVTEYLSPHVRRPEARAGFNLPADIIVCDCTAREGEQAAAVDFGADLKVELIRLLDEIGVPQAQAGYPAKSPLDGETVRRVRRLGLRIRVEVIAQVFDPNWRDEVDAAVACGPDIVDIQLPCSDRRLLLLHKMTRGEMLDRAVEAIRRARGRAPVVRFAPTDTTRADLDYVRALYRAALDAGADRLSLADTAGAMFPPAMRWLVGELTREFTVPLQVHCHNDFGLALANTLAAAEGGASILDATVNGLGERSGNACLDELVVALEAFYGARTGVRTEGLYRLAHLVSKWTGIPVPTHKPLVGDSAFAHKLEGHVRGVLTSPPLYEPLPPETVGNRRRIPIGKYSGVHAVRYRLGQAGIDVTEEQARKVLDALGKVWEETRASSLSDDAFLSLAEETLCRCPD
- a CDS encoding 3-isopropylmalate dehydratase large subunit; the encoded protein is MPGLTIAEKILSERSGREARAGAFVVAEVDVLMAHDGNRPLVIDTLGELGFDRPARPERLVLVLDHAVPPPTSVVANIHARMRAFAREHGAHLVEAGDGVCHIVLPERGYVRPGDLVVASDSHTTTIGAVNCFATGMGSSDMALAAAKGAVWFRVPTTLRIVLTGRLGTGVAAKDAAQYLVRRLGLHRCNYRTLEFEGPGIEAMGMDGRFAMANVAVELGAKCGILPGDAVLRVWLERRLIGPLKFVASDPGAVYEESFEFDLGALAPQVARPHSPADVVDVAEVEGISVQTAFIGTCSAGRLEDLRAAAQVLAGRSVARGVRLVVAPGSAEIHLAAVREGIVETLLAAGAALVPPGCGPCAGVSQGVPGDEETVVATSPRNFRGRMGNPKARIFLASPATVAASAVAGAITDPRRYLS